The Streptomyces griseiscabiei genome segment GCGTCTCCTCCACGAGACCATCGAAGGACGCAGCGGCAGCTGCGTCTCGCGCGGTGAAGCGAACCACCAGGCCGTACGGCATGAGTCGTCCTCCCTGTTGTTGGCGCACCTACCTTCTCACACCCACAAACGATCTGTGAATCGCAGCAGGGATTGACTCGCAAAAATTCTGCGAGTAGCTTCGGAGTCAGTTGCTCCCCGGCCCAAAAGGGGCTGGAGGAGACGGCTATTCGGTGCGCCCAAAAAGCCCCGAAAAAGGCACGAAAACGGCCCCCCGGGTGGTCTTGGCAGAGACCCGGGGAGCCGCGCACAGGCCGTCTGACTCTGAAGGAGAACGACCCGTGAACACCATCTTCGCAGCCGAGCGTCGGACCGAACAGCGCGCACAGAACGCGAGTTCGGCGGTCCTCGGTGCGTCCCTGCTGGCCGCCGCGTACGAGCGTCACGCCGCCGCCCTGGTGGACTACGTCAACGGCGCCCTGGTGGCCGGCGACTGGCACCGGGCCGAGGACGTGGCCTCCGAGGTGTGGCTGAGCATCACCGAGAACATCGACCGCGTCGACGCCCGCGTCCTCGAGCTGAGCTGGCTGCAGATGATCGCCCGTTCGGTCGTACGTGACACCAAGGACTCCGGCCTCGAGGTGCTGGTCGCCTTCACCGGTGAGGAGCTGGCGCTCGCCGTCACCACGGCCGACGGCGAGACGGCCCCCGAGCCGGTCCAGGAGTCCGGTGCCCAGACCGAGTTCCGCGTCGGGCACGGCAGCCCCGTCAAGTGGTCGACCGCGGACTTCGAGTCCTACGAGAACTTCGGCTCCGTCGACAGCATCCCGCTCCCGTTCGTCGACACCACGGCGTCCGTGACCGAGCTCCCGGCCGCCACGGCCGGCGAGGGGGTGCAGGCGGCATGACCGTCACCACCAACCCCAACCTCTCCCGCATCCGGACGCAGACGCTGGTGACCGCCTGGATCTTCACGGGCCTGGTCCTGGCCGGGTTCGCCTGGCTGCTGGGTCTGCAGACCAGCTGGTGGCAGCGCGTCATACTCGCGCTCCCCGTCGTCCTTCTCGCCGTCCTGGACGTGCGCGGCGTCGACGCCCTGGTCGACGTCCGGGTGAACCTCACCCGCGCCCTCGCCGACCTCGACTGGCTTCAGGTCCCGCTCGCGGTGGCTGGCGTCGCCTGGCTGATCGGGCTGACCCCCGGCGTCTCGACGCGCATCACCCTCGTTCTCGTGATCGCCCTTGTCGTGGCCCTGTTCCGCATCGCCCCGTCCGCGCCGGCACCGACTGGAGGTTCCCGCTGATGAAGACCTACAACACCGGCGTCAACCCCTCCACCGGCCTTGAGCACAGGCTGGCCTGCGACCTGGAAGAGGCCCTGACCGACCTGGGTGCGGTCCTCGGTGCCGCGCTGGTCGCCCTCGACAGTCCCGAGGTCGCGATCGCGCAGCTGACCGGTCTGCTCGCCCTGGCGAAGAAGACGGCCAAGGAGCGCGACATCGAGCTGGCCCCGCACTGGCGGATGGCCGACGTGCTGCTGGCCGCCAAGACCA includes the following:
- a CDS encoding sigma factor translates to MNTIFAAERRTEQRAQNASSAVLGASLLAAAYERHAAALVDYVNGALVAGDWHRAEDVASEVWLSITENIDRVDARVLELSWLQMIARSVVRDTKDSGLEVLVAFTGEELALAVTTADGETAPEPVQESGAQTEFRVGHGSPVKWSTADFESYENFGSVDSIPLPFVDTTASVTELPAATAGEGVQAA